The Acropora muricata isolate sample 2 chromosome 4, ASM3666990v1, whole genome shotgun sequence genome contains the following window.
TGAAGGTGCTTATGAATGAGACTTCAGTGTTTGAACAATATTGCTTTAGTGAAGACACTGTGAGCATGGGTTGTTTTGTATACTTATCACATATTCTTTTTGTTGTATCTCAGCTCTACTTACGCACTGTGGCCTATTTGGAGACTACTAACGCCATTCATAGTATTCACTTTGTTTATGGGTGTTATCTTTTTAGCCACTTTAATACCTCTATAAATTAATGCCCCATGCATTTAATTCATTGTTTGGTGTAAAGTTTATTCAATATTGAGAAAGCAACAAAAGATGTTTCTCAGGTTTGACTGCTGGTGAGGATTCATGACATTGGACAGTTATGTTATTTGTAATTATTTAAAGCATTTGTAATAAATTGTTGTAAGTTTCAAGAGGGTCAAGATTCTTCTCAGATGAGAAGCTATGTAATAATGattaaaggaataaaaaaaattatcagacGTTTTTCTTCATAACAAGGGTCAATACTGTGAAATCATAAAATAGTTTAATTTTGTGGTCAATAATAAAGTGCTGAGTGAAAGTAGCGTCACAAAACCAAGATTCTCTGGACGAAAAGCTTCTTTCGCAATCTGTCTGCCCTACATGGGTGGGGTGGGGTTAGCCTCATGCCGAGACATTCTTCTAGCTACTCACGTAATCTCTCCTCTCCAACGAACTTCCTCCTCAAGGTTCATTCTAGATAAAAGATTGTGTAAGTAGCCAAGAGAATGTCAGCATATCTTCGAGGCTCTTCATTGGTGGGAACTGACTAGAATTACCGTGATAtcaattcttctttttttttgttttctttacctAGCGTCCTATGCTTGTCTATGAAGTTAAAGTTGTTGATTGTTATATCTTTGTCTTATTCTATTAAAGAGGCCATTTCATTTGCAAGCTTGGTTTCGCTTCGTCATTTAATCCGCCTGCCAGAGTGAAAACCGATATTAAACGTTGATCCAGTGTTAAAGGTCTTAAGGCGTTTTTAAATCAGCTTGTggtatttcaatttttgatagTGTAGGATTGGATCATAACTGAAGCAATATTGACAAACACTTGGGTGTCAGGTATGATAAATGAAAACCGGTAACTATCATCGACCGCTGTTCGTCGTTAAATATCAAAGTTTTCGCTTTTTGCGCGACGAAAACCGGTATTTGATTTGAGAAGAGTTTTTATGGGTTCTGTCAATTTTCGCTCGATTTGATCGTATGATTTTGTATATTTGGTATTTTCATGTCTCTTTCCTCGGCGTTCGCAATAACGCgcgagaaaacaaaattgaaacacTCAGACCATTTCCAGGCACGTGATAAAAGCTTGGATAAGTCACCTAATACCTATataatataaataaacaatagccttcatttggcacgaaaatatgctcggatatttgtccgaagctcacagttttcctcgagcttcgctctcggaaaactgttcgcttctcggaccAGATAATGTCCATGGACAAATAgacgagcatattttcgcagccaaattgaaggcttttgtgtttattatccatcggttttaaaaattggggaatatcctcggatcgtgacgcgtttagaccaattgcgcgcgagcgaaaatgtttgatggattataattagTCATATATACACATTTGACAATGACAAATAAACCATAACTTGGTAAAATGCCATGCTAAAACACCGCCCTGGTGGATTTTTCATATCCGATTTGAGCTGACGACTATGAAGTTCCGGTTcagcttttggttttgtgcCGACTTCCCGTGTGATAAAGAAAGCGGAACCAACGCAAAGCCAAAAATCTCAACTATACGACTCCCGCTAACCACTTCATCTCTTCCCAGTTTGCGAAACTTCCCATCACTAAGCTCGAAACAATTAGTGAACGATGCTTATTATGTACACGAATAGTACTATTCGATGTGAAAGGTAAAAACTGTGAAAGACAAACCGACTAATAATCCGCTTACAAGCTCAGACGACTAACAAAGCAAAAAGGCGCGACAAGGCTGCATGCAAAAACGAAAGGATTTCCCCTGCAGCTGAAAAGGCCCAAGGTTTTTATGTTTTCTATTTGTGGGTCAAGTTGTCTACTCCCTAAGGTGCACATACTCTTTGTCGTCTCTTTATCGTGTCCAACTACCTATTACGATGCAGACCAGAGCATCACTACATTCGTATGATTTTCCAACCGTGACTGGACACTGAAGATGATTTccgctcaggatgttgaaacgtcagtcaccaccaACAGTCAAACAAGATCCGTTTccggacgatcaaattccagcctagtctccttcgcagccgtcttttggcaTGTCATGCAACGCTCCCATCAGAggagagcgttgcgtgacatgcCGAAAGACGGCTTCGAAGAAAACTCATTCCATTTAATTAACTATCAAATTAGGAACGAAATAATAAAGACGTGCCAAATTTCAAAGTCAAAAACTTTAGCCATTAGATTCCAGGCTAAGGCTgaaaaaatgtttcctttgtGTTTCGTTTTTCATCATTAAGTAGTTTATGACACACACAGAAACGCCGATCATCTTTCAAATACAATCCACAACGAATTGCGTGAGCTCCAAAACATACCGAACATCTCTAAAAAAGGGAAAAGTACGTTGAAAATCATACAAGACAGGTCAAAGCTTAAGTACCATTAATCAGCTCTAAAACCATTGGGATCTGTTCCATTCAAGAACTGCCTGAAGAAAAGATCGTACATTcgagaaattttcaaaaaatagaTTTTTTGGGGTGGTACAAAATGGTTGGAAACTCAATAGTCGTTTGCTTTGAGAGGATACCGTCCATTAGTTTTCAGCAGTTTTGAGCGTCTGTTTCAAGAGTTGAGTTTGCTTTAATCATTTTTCTATAATTCCGTTCATTTGGGTAAACGATGGTCTCCCTCGCAGCCGTTTTTAGTCCCGTAGCGCAACGCTCCTCCCTGCAGGAAATGGCTGCGAGGGAGACTAGGTAGACGAGGGTTCACCGTGATCTCTTCTGACTTCAAGAACATAGAAGACCATGCGTTTTCGGAAGCTTTCGTTACCTTGAGACGATCTTATTGAGTGTCTATGAATGAGACGCTTTACAAGTGAAAtaacctcaagtaaatgaactTGATTTGACACAGTtaacaaaactaaaataaaattctATGGCTTGCGTCGTTCCCTACTACGGAGTAGGCCTTAAACAAGAAGAAATGGTAATCGTGGTCGTCCGCATTCGAAGAAAGCTTCATACTTACGAAaataaaaaagggaaaaacattTACAATTTTTCTCCTACAGATTTATCAAATAAACTGATAATCGCTTTCTCCTACGTTTCCCTGTAAACCGAAAGCTGCTAGAtcttcttcttctacttcttcttcttcttcttcttcttcttcttcttcttcttcttcttcttcttcttcttcttcttcttcttcttcgtcttcttcttcttcatatAGGTCACTAAGATTGTCTTTCTTCACGATATCTCTGCCTGGCGATGTCCAAACTTCTACACGCTGGTCGATTCCCCCGTTGAAGCATCTGCAAACACTCCCTTTCACTTTCAAGTCACACCCATGCCACCTCCAATTCCTCTCGTCATTTATGTATGGAATTTCCTTCAAATCGCCTGTATCTTTAGTAACTGATTTGTAGCGTACACATGTTTCTCCATAACAGCTGCAATAAACTCCAACTCTGTAATGACAATCGTCGTTTCGGTGACACCCCTCCGTAGCCAGTGTGCAAGAGAATTCAGGGGAGGTTGGCGTGGAAGCTTTGGTGTAATCGAACTTTTGAAGGTAAAGGGGTTTTAAGTCGGATGCTGTGGAGGTCAATGGCTGGCAGCCATAATTCAAGTAACCAAGATAGTAATTCTGCAAGTTTAGTGCTCTGATGTAGTTTTCTGATCCATATTTGAAACGGCTTTGGAGAATGTCCCAGATTGCTCTGAAATTGTACCCCACAGCGGTGTCTGACTCATTGGCAGCATTCATAAATTTCTCAACTGCTTCACCGCTCCTCTCCTCGAATAGTGCGTTCCGTAATTTCTTTGTTCCTCCTCTGACGATGAGTGTGTCTTGGGTCTCGATTTTACCGACCCTGTTTATTTCACTAGAGTTGATGCTTTGGCAAGCCTTGGTACCTATGTCTCCAATATGGGTGAGACCTGTGAATTTAGTGCAAATCTTGACGAAAAAATCTCTCTCACTGTATGACTCAGAACTTTGAGCAAGAGTCATTTGTTTGATGCTTGATCCCAGTTTTGCGGACTCTATAACATGGGTTCCAAACGTGTCCAAGAATTTCCTGTATGCCCGCCACGAGTTTGACGCCCATGGCTTCCTTATGGTCAGAGGTAGTGCTTCAAAGTCTTCGAGAAAATTCTTCTCTAGTGTCAAGACACTGTCGAAGCAGTCTCGTTTTATCCAAATCTTTTGCGTCAAAGCCAGGACATTTAAAGACATTCCTTtcactgtaattttttttgatTTTATAGTTTGAAAAAGAGAGCTCAGGGTAAAACCGAGAGTAAACGTAGATTGCAGTGAGATTCCGAAACCAAATCCAACGCCTAGTTTGGAATAAAATGCTTTTGTGTTTGCATAGTATTCAAACTTACTTTGTGAGTGGTCCAACTCTTTTTCAACGATGCATTCTGAGGGTAAACGCTCGAATAtcgttttctcattttcaacGAAGTCGGCCAGTAAATTTATCTTTCGAGGGTAGACTGCTTTCCCAAGCTCTTCCTTTATGAGATGGGGGTTGCTTTTGGCTAACAACTCTCTAAAGGGAGCTAACAGAGAGATGAGCATAATTAATGACAGAGTCATAGTTAACGAAATTCCGCTGTTCCTCGACAGCTTTGTTTCAATCTgttgaaaaaaggaagaagactTTTGAGATGCTGAATTTCTATATTACAAAAGCGCATCAATATTTCTAACTGATTTGGAAGAGTTGCACGCTTACGAAGTGGCCCGAGTTTAGTGGGTCAACTTTGATAAATAAGCCCGCGATTGCAATTCATACGGAGGCCGTGGTAGTTAACTTCTAATATAAGGCTATCTCCAAACATTCTCTCATGTGTTGACAAACCTCACGGTAGCTCTGACTTGCTTCTTTGAAGAGCTCTTGTGATAgtcaaacaataaagacaaatcgCAGGCAGTCTAGTTATTTACTGGGATGTGATTCGTTCAAAAGGAATATGATGAGTTTACATCGGCGAAAGAACGTGTGATATTATTTCTTTGGCCTGATAGCTTATGCTCAGGTTTGGATATTGTTTAGTGGTctcttttggtttctttgatttacgtcatccgtgaTCCAAAATGAAATGCCAAATAATGTACAACGGTACAGGCAATTAATATTGAACATCAAATTGATATAGCAATACGGCATTCAGTAAACGGTTGAACTTCGTGTCAAATGATAAAGAGCGATATCAGATAGCATAACATTGTATGAAACGCCTAAGAAAAAGTGTCAATAGCTGAAGGAGAAAGAGGACGGCTCAACATTAACTTGACTCGTCGACCAGCGTATTGACTGATTGAGAGAAACATCAGTGGTTAATTAATCATGAAGATTCAAACCTACATGCCAACAGATCGCAGTGCTGGCTGACTTCTTTCTGTGTCGCGGAAACCACCCAAACTACAGTGCTGAAGTGAACAGTCAAATAAGCATGAAACAGTGGTCTCCTGGTTATACAACGACAGGCTGGAAACTGAAATTTGGTGTCAGAGCCAATCGTTGCGCCAGGGTGAGCTGGATATCGTCTTCTGACTGTGACATACCGTGCAACCCCTATAAAAGACACCATTTCCAAGTTAACTCCTCAAATGTAGATTTTTTACTCTTCCAGGGAAGGTGGTTGATTATAACATATTCCTTTTTATTGTAAAAACtagagtgctttatagggatttccaccaataggaaaaaccgtatcaccacaagtgaaaaattatgctaatttttcaCGAGTATTTGTTAGTAAGATAGCCAATTAGCTGCTGACATGTCACtttctctatttagcgccaCGAATAAAtcggcttcttcttgttagtaagatgtcGATATGGTAAACAAAATACATgattgcttggagatatggaatttctcttcccGCGTTCAATTCGATATATCACTCACTTTTTTTGTGCGTAGATTTTCCTGGTTTTCCCTTGCAAAGAACGTTGTTGATTCACTGTAACTATAACGAGACCTGTATCCCTTGAATGAAGTCGGGTCTTATTTTTGCAAATGCCTGTAATTTCACATAATTGAACTGTGATTACAGGCCCTGtatggccctgaattctgtagttgctccgcAATCGCAAATGTCTTTGGGTCTAACACGTAATTGTAGAAAGTCTCAGCTAAAATCAGAATGTAGGTTTTCGCATGCATAGTGTGTCAGAATAAAAACACTAAAGCTCTTTGCAGCCGAAAGCTTTGCGCATGAGTCACTAACTAAAGTTATgagtttaaaattattttaaaagattTGATCTAAAGCTATTTGTACGATTGAGCTCGTACTTTGTGTAGAAAGCTAATTTTTCCTACGCCATACTTCTCGTTCAGTTTGTGTTTATATGTTGTCATTATTGATTTGATTTCGTTGGGCCAAAACAAATGACACAAGACATTTTTTGAAAGTTACAAATAACTAGGCCATTAGAGAAGGTTCCAGCTTCTTTCTTTTCGCAGAGGGGTGTGGCAAAGACTTTAGTAAGAAAAACACAGAAAGATTTCCTTTGGATGTTCCTCAAGAAAGAACCTCATAAAGCTCTGGGCTTCGAGTTGAGATGAAACTCTAAATTGCCCCTTCTCGCGAGGTATTGCTATTAAACTGAAGCACACAATTCCAAATACTCACAAGGCCTTTGATTGCCAAAAGAACCGAAATAAACGGATGTCGcaaattttacattaaacagGATTTTCTTTGGAGAAgacgaagaagaggaagaagaagaagaagaccatCATTCAGAAGATGCGTTCTGTTTTTGATGTAAATGTTCAAAATCACTCCACATTTTAGTCGGTGGATGAAATCATATTCATTCAAATGACAGCTAATACGTACAGTACGCTGATAAAAAGAATATTAATTCATTAAAAGGCTGTTTTAGTTTAAAACGGGCAAAATGCTACTTACATTGCCTAAAGTACAGCCCACCATTGTCCAACGGAATGCAGAtgctgtttttttatttttttttcttcatagtGTTAATATTTTCACTAAGGAAATGTAAGATTCTATTATTTTGTGCAGCCAGAAATAATTTTCCTCCCGTTTTTCATCCTATAAAATATGAATGAATTTTAAACGTGATTATCTTATGAAAATAACATAAGCCAAGGTGATTATTTTTCGGCGACAATTTGACAGTTGGACTTATTCCATCATAACGCTTTGCAGCGTCTTCACGGACCAGTTGGTTTGTTCAATAGGCTTAGTGGACTTTGGTAAATTCTCCACTGAAGACAAATTCTTTGTCTAATTATCTTCCTATTTAGGAGAAGAAACGCAAACATTTGTAACATCACTGATCAAGTTACCTTCAGTCGTTAATTAGAAAGAAAGCGAAGTAAATAATGGCTTCTAATTTAGTTTGGCATGTCGAGAAAAATTTCCCCTCTTGTGCAAATTGAATTCGATCATAATCGCCTTGAATTAATTCTGATGGAATATCCAAAGTCAGAAATTAAATTTCACCAATGAAAGCGAGAGATATTAACTGTCTTAGGTTGCACGGCGGGAAATGAGGAACAATCTGTCCAAATTTATCGAAATCACTCGAGGTTTTGCATTCCTATGGCGAGAAGCAAGTATTTTGGCGCAATCAAATCACGCTTTATAATCATTCAAATCTGAATATGGCTTTTGGAGAATCTTCTAGGTCAATTCCTTTGACTCACGATAAAGTGGGTCGCTTTAAAATACGAACGAATGCATGGCAACGTATCGATTCCTTTAAACAACTTTGAAGAAGTGATAGTATATTGAGAACTGAAAGATCAGAGTATTAGTATGTATTCTATTAGTTACTTTTCTAGCCGGAATAGGAACGCTCCACCAGTGCTTACAAATATGCAAGTAAAACAACAGAATAactttactcttgaaatatttaTGAACTAAGCCCCATTTTGGTGATCAAAAGTTGCTGAAGAGATCTGGCTTTGTGTTTCGacaaaaatgtttgaaagaaaattgaattaAGAGGTTTCcaaaacgaacaagaaaatgctCTTTTTACACACGAAACCTACAAAGTTCTACAAAGTTAAATGATCTTCGTTTACTTTTGTTATACTTTTCCTTTTCCTGATTGTACCTAATCTGAATCCGGAATATTTCTAATAATAAGTAATCAAAGACGAGCCAAGATTTGCCAGGCACCCTGTGACGCTAAAATAATTAGCAGAAAAATATTGATTTCCTCATTTAGGATTTCGTGCGTTTTTCACCTGGCTTTTAACTTTTAAATGATTTTGTCATTGTTACAATTTCAGGAAGCATTTTCGTTTTTAACAGGTTTAAAAATAAGACTACgggattttgttttcttgacgtTTTCGTGCGTCTAGGCTCattagcttcaaagaaaaaactcTTTAATCAGATAAAGACATAACAAGAAAGATACATACTAAAATCAAATAAGTCATTTACCAATGAAGAAAGATGGAAACCTTTAAGATGTTTATTAAAAATTTATAAGACGAACGCGGTAATAAGAGGTCACGATGCCACTAAAGACTTGTCATTGTAGCTCAAATTGCCGAGGAGTGTTCATTTTAAATGTAATCGAAAAAATAACTTCCGAAGAGAGCTGGCTACTCTTTCTCGATCGCATTCCAGAGTCGTTGTTCAAATATTGACACAAAACTGCGCTGAATTTTGTCTTTTCGCGCCTTTTCTGAACCTGAGCTGGAATCAAGCATTTTAAGCACAGAGGGTCAACTCTTCTAACTATAAACGTTTCCTCTAAAGAGTGAAAATGCAAGAGGCAGGTTCTTCAGAAGTCTGCTCTGCAAGTGTCTACCACCCTAGAGAGGACAGCAAGCCTCGGAGATCTCCGCCACCTCTCGTGTCTATGGATGGTACCACTCGGAGAGACTCGCTTGTCGGACTTCAGAGGTTTGTCTACAGTTCGCAAATCTTCAGTCACTCGCGAACCTCTCACGCAGACAGCCGACCAGTTGTGAGCATCGGGGAAAATGTCGTAGAAGTCAAACCaggtatttttgaaaatttttgttaagttttaacTGCCATTTTAAGAGCATTTATTTCGTAGCCGATATCACTTAAAAGAAATTAATGATACATCTGAATCAAAAGTATTTAAAACTGGACAAAAATTCCGATCTATTTCCAAAAAGAAGAGACGGAgaaatcaaatttctttctaTCGAGTTCAAACGTTtcaaactgaaaagatttcttTCCTCAGTTTTAACTTTGTTAGCCAGTTTTTTTATTATGCTTGTCAATGATTCATGATTTTTCACAAAGCAATATTTTAGCCCAGCGTGAAATTATCATTACGTTTTAAAACATTCAATTCAACATATTTTTTGCATATTTCTGTTTGGCAATATATTTCTGAAGGGCAGCTTTTGCTCAGACAGACAAGCACATTTTCTTTCCCTCCAGCGGTTAAAGTACATAAGGAGTATTTGCGATGAGCTTGATAACATGGGGTTTCTCAAGTGAAAAAATAACGAGTAATGGAGATTGTTTTCACATTAAGACAGTGCAAATGACATTGCCTCCAATACGGAGAGGTCTTCAAATGGACTCACATTTAATTGTAATTTTCCTGAACTTGCGAACTTAGATGAACCTGCGCCCGTAGAGGACGTACGTTAAAATAAACGTCCAGTTGTGCGCCAATTTCGCAATTTCAATTGAAAACTGGAAACTATTGTCACGAAAAATAATAGGCAATGAGGAAGCCAAAGCGAAAAGAAATGGAAATTTAAAACGACGTATTCAGTGGTCTATTCGCATCTCGACTGGAGTGCTTAGCTTTCAATTAAAGAGAAGCAATTAGGGGTTTACTCCACATATGCTCTTAAAAACCACATTGCACAAATGAAACACAACTGCTGTTCCATCTAAAAGTATGTCATAGTTAAGTCAATTTTGGAAAGTAGTTTTTTGTCGCGAGACTTGCAGAGATTAGCTGACTATCTTGGTCAACAGCTCTCTAAAAAAAGTTCGTGAAAAATGGGGGTCATTTGTCATATTCGTGAAGTATTGGATTGAAAGTTGAAATCTCGAGTGGCGATCGTTTTGAGAAAGCGATTGGAAAATGGGAGTACATAGAACTGAACAAGATATCAGCCTTGATTTTGATCTAAGGAAAGCTATAACCATTTAGGGCAGACGCAAAAATTGACGACCATTGAGTCATTTTTTTGGTGCTCAAACGAGTAAAGCAAATGTGGTCTGTGGAAAAATAAAGCATATTTTGGTTTTTGCCACTGGAACGtacatttttgtgtgaaagaCTGGGGTCGCGCGAACTCCTGGACACTTAATACGTtttgaacgaaaaaaaattaatgataaacaATGCTAATTTACATTTTTGAAAAAGTCGCTATGAACGGGTAAGCCAGCTCCTAGCACCCAAAATGATTTGGGATAAGACTGTATACAAAAGCTCAGAGGCATTGCGGGTGATTATTCCTAACCTTACCCTGACCCTAAAGCTTACGTCGCATAGCTCTCCCAACCAATCCAATCGTAGACCCTCTAATACTCACATAGTTCAGATGCTCTATCAAGGAGGTATATAAGAGACTAGGGCCCGGTTTTTATGAACAAACGTATCCCCGCTTGAAGGGTAACCCTCCTGACCAGGTAACAATGGGCGCTTCAAGTTTCCGACCATAAAAATGCAGCGAACTATTTATACAAGAAAGAGAAATACAAATTGGCTCAGATATCACAGTCACCTGCTTAGGAAAGTCAGGCCATCCTCCAAGCCAATTCAACTCTTTGCCATGGAAACACGCTGGCTCGCCTACCCAGGGTTAACTACTTCACGGCCACCGTCTTTTTACCTGAGGAAAGTGATGCCACACGCTAGCTTCACTCGCGGGTAAGCGAGTGACTCTTATACCCAGGCAAGTTTGGGCAATGTCCGCGGTTCAGGGGACATATTCTTGTTAGACAAGATTGTTAATCCTGTAAATGAGTATTTGAAATGTCCCACTGAAATTCAATTAACAACACTAACTTCTGATTTTCAGGCGCCAGAGCTGCACACTCCCAGCCTCGACCAAGTCTTCCAAGTCCAAAGCCTAAGAGAAGCAGGACTTCTTTTACGCCGGCGCAGTTGGAACGTCTAGAGGAGGAATTTTCCCTGGACATGTACGTTGTTGGTTTAAAGAGAATGAAGTTAGCAAACGAGTTAAGCCTGTCGGAAAGACAGGTGAAGGTCTGGTTTCAGAACAGAAGAATGAAATACAAAAGAGAAAGAGCAAAGTCCAGAACTGACAATGGAAAATGATGCCGGAGTTCAGGCAACAGAAAATATTTTGCCGGTGTTTTTCAACCGCCAGGTTATTTCCGAGTTACTCAGGCTAAGTCAATCTTTTTGTGTTTCTCGTGGAATGTAGTATCGCCCAGAGTTTCCCTAATACTTTTCCAGCCAGTAATGAAGTCATTTTTAGTCGGTTGCATCTTGAGTTCTGTCACAAGTGATTGGGCTTCGCCGTGTTCCGTTGCCGTCCTCGTAAAAAAAGACAGTTTACTTGGCTGGTGCGGCAGCTTAGATAAGAGAACAAAATGCCTTTCCAAAAATAGTTGTCTGCTACTATGTTGGTGGACAAACACGGTAGTGAAGATGAACACTTTGAGTTATGCGCTCCAGGTAACACCTCTTTCTAATAAATATCCCCTATCCCCCAAAGGAAGACTATGTGACCTATAAGTGCCTGAAGAAATTATCGCTAAATCCTAACAGTCACTGAATATCAAGCCATCCAACCACAACTAGATCTGAATGCTTGGCTGTGGATTTCAAGAGCGGGAAAACGTGTCT
Protein-coding sequences here:
- the LOC136915579 gene encoding homeobox protein Hox-D4b-like, which gives rise to MQEAGSSEVCSASVYHPREDSKPRRSPPPLVSMDGTTRRDSLVGLQRFVYSSQIFSHSRTSHADSRPVVSIGENVVEVKPGARAAHSQPRPSLPSPKPKRSRTSFTPAQLERLEEEFSLDMYVVGLKRMKLANELSLSERQVKVWFQNRRMKYKRERAKSRTDNGK
- the LOC136913600 gene encoding DELTA-alicitoxin-Pse2b-like — encoded protein: MVSFIGVARYVTVRRRYPAHPGATIGSDTKFQFPACRCITRRPLFHAYLTVHFSTVVWVVSATQKEVSQHCDLLASPFRELLAKSNPHLIKEELGKAVYPRKINLLADFVENEKTIFERLPSECIVEKELDHSQSKFEYYANTKAFYSKLGVGFGFGISLQSTFTLGFTLSSLFQTIKSKKITVKGMSLNVLALTQKIWIKRDCFDSVLTLEKNFLEDFEALPLTIRKPWASNSWRAYRKFLDTFGTHVIESAKLGSSIKQMTLAQSSESYSERDFFVKICTKFTGLTHIGDIGTKACQSINSSEINRVGKIETQDTLIVRGGTKKLRNALFEERSGEAVEKFMNAANESDTAVGYNFRAIWDILQSRFKYGSENYIRALNLQNYYLGYLNYGCQPLTSTASDLKPLYLQKFDYTKASTPTSPEFSCTLATEGCHRNDDCHYRVGVYCSCYGETCVRYKSVTKDTGDLKEIPYINDERNWRWHGCDLKVKGSVCRCFNGGIDQRVEVWTSPGRDIVKKDNLSDLYEEEEDEEEEEEEEEEEEEEEEEEEEEEEEVEEEDLAAFGLQGNVGESDYQFI